The Parcubacteria group bacterium genome includes a window with the following:
- the glmS gene encoding glutamine--fructose-6-phosphate transaminase (isomerizing) has translation MCGIVGYIGKSKRAQHVLLDGLHRLEYRGYDSAGLCVISGKKCKTFRAVGKVSALETKIGDKDLCAQIGIAHTRWATHGKPSVANAHPHRSGKVHVVHNGIIENYQSLKNSLIKKGHIFTSETDSEIVAHLIDEASKRHNFEEAVQHALAQICGAYALVVIHEDEPEKLIAVRNSSPLVVGVGKDEYIIASDASAIIAYTDRVLYLDDGEMIVVMPDHHVIMNFRGQKKYKKEYMLDWDESEAQKEGYPHFMLKEIFEQPHAVEDAMRGRVIVKEGLARLGGLSAVEKQLRKINRIVIVSCGTSYHAGLVGEYMLEEYANIPTEVEYASEFRYRKPLIDQKTAVIAISQSGETADTRAAIREAKNKGALTLGIINTVGSTIARETDAGVYNHAGPEIGVASTKAFTSQLTILALLTVYLGRQRDMSMTMGRRILTELRAIPGKIEEVFAEEKKIKKIARKYRDAHSMFYLGRKYNYAIALEGALKIKEISYIHAEGYASGEMKHGPIALIDKNFPSVVIAPYDSVYEKTSSAIAEIRARGGKVIAVTTHDAVDVIKVADDVIIVPKTLEMLMPLVTVVPLQLLAYYAGCAKGYDVDKPRNLAKSVTVE, from the coding sequence ATGTGTGGAATTGTCGGGTATATCGGGAAAAGTAAAAGAGCGCAACACGTGCTTTTGGATGGACTGCATCGATTGGAATATCGTGGATATGACAGCGCAGGACTCTGTGTGATAAGTGGCAAAAAATGTAAAACATTTCGTGCAGTGGGAAAAGTGTCTGCCTTGGAAACAAAAATCGGTGACAAAGATCTCTGTGCACAGATCGGCATCGCACATACGCGATGGGCGACACACGGTAAGCCGAGTGTGGCGAATGCTCATCCGCACAGAAGTGGTAAAGTGCATGTGGTGCATAATGGGATCATTGAGAATTATCAATCATTGAAAAATTCCCTGATCAAAAAAGGACATATATTTACAAGTGAAACAGACAGCGAGATCGTAGCTCATTTGATCGATGAAGCAAGTAAAAGGCATAACTTTGAAGAGGCGGTACAGCATGCGTTGGCGCAAATTTGCGGTGCATATGCTTTGGTGGTCATACATGAAGATGAACCGGAAAAATTGATCGCAGTACGCAATAGTTCTCCGCTTGTTGTAGGTGTGGGCAAGGATGAATACATCATTGCGTCTGATGCGTCGGCAATTATTGCGTATACGGATCGCGTACTATATCTCGATGATGGGGAAATGATCGTGGTGATGCCGGATCATCATGTGATCATGAATTTTCGCGGTCAAAAAAAATACAAGAAAGAATACATGCTTGATTGGGATGAAAGTGAAGCGCAAAAAGAAGGGTATCCACACTTTATGCTCAAAGAGATCTTTGAGCAACCGCATGCGGTAGAAGATGCAATGCGCGGACGCGTGATCGTCAAAGAGGGTCTTGCACGATTGGGTGGACTCTCTGCAGTAGAAAAACAATTGCGCAAAATCAATCGCATTGTGATCGTATCATGTGGCACATCATATCATGCGGGATTAGTGGGTGAATACATGCTAGAAGAATATGCGAACATTCCAACGGAGGTGGAGTATGCATCGGAATTTCGTTATCGTAAACCGCTTATTGATCAAAAAACTGCGGTGATCGCGATCTCACAGTCAGGAGAAACTGCAGATACGCGTGCGGCAATTCGTGAAGCAAAAAACAAAGGTGCGTTGACGTTGGGCATTATCAATACTGTCGGATCGACAATCGCGCGTGAGACGGATGCCGGCGTGTATAATCATGCCGGTCCGGAGATTGGTGTGGCAAGTACCAAAGCATTTACGTCGCAGTTGACGATCCTCGCACTCCTCACAGTTTATCTCGGTCGGCAACGCGACATGTCGATGACAATGGGTCGGAGGATATTGACAGAGTTGCGTGCAATTCCCGGGAAGATCGAAGAGGTTTTTGCGGAGGAAAAAAAGATCAAAAAAATTGCCAGAAAATATCGTGATGCACACAGCATGTTCTATTTGGGACGAAAATATAATTATGCGATCGCATTGGAGGGCGCGCTCAAGATCAAAGAAATTTCTTATATTCACGCAGAGGGATATGCATCCGGCGAAATGAAACACGGTCCGATTGCACTGATCGATAAAAATTTCCCTTCCGTAGTGATCGCGCCGTATGATAGCGTATATGAAAAGACGTCATCGGCAATTGCGGAGATTCGTGCACGAGGTGGTAAAGTCATTGCAGTGACGACGCATGATGCTGTTGATGTGATCAAAGTGGCGGATGATGTGATCATTGTGCCAAAGACGCTGGAAATGCTCATGCCACTTGTGACGGTTGTGCCACTTCAACTCTTGGCGTATTATGCCGGTTGTGCAAAAGGATATGATGTGGATAAACCGCGCAATTTGGCAAAAAGTGTGACGGTGGAATAG
- a CDS encoding cation-transporting P-type ATPase, producing MIQKQQKKIYAYTVQEIASEFRTSEHRGLTAGEVQLRLKQYGRNQLAQKRSWKWLALIVNQFKDALVWILLVAAILAFFFGETRDVIIILIIVGINAIIGFLQEFKAEKILESITKLTTDQTQVIRDGKKQEIDARFLVPGDVVFVSSGDRAPADGYLVESYDLKVNSFIFTGESKPEAKSVKTIHGENVALADIDNMLFMGETITTGEARYIVTGTGMQTELGRIAHLTGEIKEAPTPMQKQMQRLSKNITIVAVSIGTCVMIIGNYFEMSAYHSFLFALALAVSVVPEGLPAAISVALSLGMKRLLSVKVLAKKLSAVETLGSVSIICTDKTGTITKNELTVTHIVINGRMITVSGTGYSPEGHFYIDSTVVNPAQVKNLELLFRIGTLCNDANIILKDGVRTVVGDPTEGAIVVAGEKYNPKENYYSIGETKITENPFSSDRMRMSVVYKNRDTMSFVKGSPDVMIDLCDFIVQDDQVVPFTTEQKTRIKELYNAMSADALRVLGFAYRNLNDVDARHYLDEAEKGLTWTGMMAMIDPPRADVAQAVQECKDLGIKVIMITGDYEITARAIARNIGLIDGEGTYEVINGKMLHELSDRDVYSKVMKKDVIFARIAPEQKLRIATILKNHHQVIAMTGDGVNDAPALKKADVGVAMGIIGTDVSKQAADMILMDDRFASIVHGVKEGRTIYHNLRKFVHYVFTSNVSELFTVIIGVLFHLPSPITAIQILAIDLATDIFPSFSLSLEPAEAHQSGKVANSKESIISWQGVRRLIYLGSIMAVGAATAFYWSMVRSGWVYGQPFDENSEVYVMATTAAYAVLAMSQMANLVQSRSETLSPFALGFFKNKYVIGSIGISFGILLMFMYVPFFQTYLGMRPIVWQDWIVVVVTTFAVYLFENIRKVWFVK from the coding sequence ATGATACAAAAACAACAAAAAAAGATCTATGCATATACGGTGCAGGAGATTGCCAGTGAATTTCGCACGTCGGAACATCGTGGGCTTACTGCAGGAGAGGTGCAATTGCGACTCAAGCAATATGGACGCAATCAACTTGCGCAAAAACGGAGTTGGAAATGGCTCGCATTGATTGTCAATCAGTTCAAAGATGCGCTCGTATGGATATTGCTTGTTGCTGCAATTCTGGCTTTTTTCTTTGGTGAAACGCGTGACGTGATCATCATTCTTATTATTGTGGGCATCAACGCAATTATTGGATTTTTACAAGAATTCAAAGCGGAGAAGATTTTGGAAAGCATTACAAAGCTCACAACCGATCAGACACAAGTGATTCGTGACGGTAAAAAACAGGAGATCGATGCGCGTTTTCTCGTGCCAGGCGATGTGGTTTTTGTGTCGTCCGGTGATCGTGCGCCGGCGGATGGTTATCTCGTGGAGAGTTATGATCTCAAGGTGAACAGCTTTATTTTTACAGGAGAATCCAAGCCGGAGGCCAAATCTGTCAAAACGATTCATGGGGAAAATGTGGCGCTTGCCGATATCGACAATATGCTTTTTATGGGAGAGACGATCACAACGGGAGAGGCGCGATATATTGTAACGGGGACGGGCATGCAAACGGAATTGGGGCGTATTGCACACTTGACCGGGGAGATCAAAGAAGCACCGACACCGATGCAAAAGCAGATGCAAAGGCTCAGTAAAAATATTACGATTGTTGCTGTGTCGATTGGCACATGTGTGATGATCATCGGAAATTATTTTGAAATGTCTGCATACCATAGTTTTCTTTTTGCACTGGCTTTGGCAGTATCTGTTGTGCCAGAGGGACTTCCGGCTGCTATTTCTGTGGCATTGTCACTTGGGATGAAGAGACTTCTTTCTGTCAAAGTTTTAGCCAAAAAATTAAGTGCTGTAGAAACACTCGGATCAGTATCGATCATTTGTACGGATAAAACGGGAACGATCACAAAAAATGAGTTGACTGTGACACATATTGTGATCAATGGCCGCATGATCACAGTCAGTGGTACGGGATATAGTCCCGAGGGACATTTTTACATTGATAGCACTGTGGTCAATCCTGCTCAAGTGAAGAATTTGGAATTACTTTTTCGGATTGGTACATTGTGTAACGATGCAAACATCATACTGAAAGATGGCGTACGTACAGTTGTGGGTGATCCGACAGAAGGAGCGATTGTTGTTGCGGGAGAGAAATATAATCCAAAAGAGAATTATTATAGCATCGGTGAAACAAAAATTACAGAGAATCCCTTCTCTTCTGATCGCATGCGCATGAGCGTGGTATACAAAAACCGTGACACGATGTCTTTTGTCAAAGGATCGCCAGATGTCATGATTGACTTGTGTGATTTTATTGTGCAAGATGATCAGGTTGTGCCATTTACAACAGAACAAAAAACGCGGATCAAGGAGTTGTATAATGCCATGTCTGCTGACGCATTGCGTGTCTTGGGATTTGCGTATCGCAATCTCAACGATGTCGACGCGCGACATTATCTTGATGAAGCGGAAAAGGGTTTGACGTGGACAGGTATGATGGCAATGATCGATCCGCCACGAGCAGACGTTGCGCAAGCGGTGCAGGAATGCAAGGATTTGGGGATCAAGGTAATCATGATCACGGGAGATTATGAAATTACAGCACGCGCAATCGCACGCAATATCGGACTGATTGACGGTGAGGGAACGTATGAGGTGATCAACGGTAAAATGTTGCATGAATTATCTGATCGTGATGTATATAGCAAGGTAATGAAAAAGGATGTGATATTTGCGCGTATCGCTCCGGAGCAAAAGTTACGGATTGCAACAATTCTCAAAAATCATCATCAGGTGATTGCGATGACGGGTGACGGTGTCAATGACGCACCGGCATTAAAGAAGGCGGATGTCGGTGTGGCAATGGGTATCATCGGTACGGATGTATCCAAACAGGCGGCAGACATGATCCTTATGGACGACCGCTTCGCATCAATTGTTCACGGTGTGAAAGAAGGACGCACGATCTATCACAATTTGCGCAAATTTGTGCACTACGTCTTTACGTCCAATGTGAGCGAGCTTTTTACAGTAATTATCGGTGTATTATTTCATTTGCCATCGCCGATTACGGCAATTCAAATTCTTGCGATTGATCTGGCAACAGATATTTTTCCGTCATTTTCACTCAGTCTTGAGCCGGCGGAAGCACATCAAAGTGGAAAGGTTGCAAATTCCAAAGAATCGATCATCAGTTGGCAAGGGGTGCGACGACTGATCTATTTGGGAAGTATTATGGCAGTTGGTGCGGCTACTGCGTTTTATTGGTCAATGGTGCGCAGTGGGTGGGTCTATGGACAACCGTTTGATGAGAATAGTGAAGTATATGTGATGGCGACGACGGCAGCGTATGCGGTGCTTGCGATGTCACAGATGGCAAATCTCGTGCAATCACGCAGTGAGACATTATCACCGTTTGCGCTGGGATTTTTCAAAAACAAATATGTGATTGGATCAATTGGCATCTCATTTGGCATCCTTCTCATGTTTATGTACGTGCCGTTTTTTCAGACATATCTCGGCATGCGTCCAATTGTATGGCAGGATTGGATTGTTGTAGTTGTCACAACTTTTGCCGTATATCTCTTTGAAAACATCCGTAAAGTGTGGTTTGTAAAATAA